A region from the Biomphalaria glabrata chromosome 14, xgBioGlab47.1, whole genome shotgun sequence genome encodes:
- the LOC129922918 gene encoding uncharacterized protein LOC129922918, which produces MPSFLGAFECKAFDFHNQSASKYEDVKKENEPASICHLEDYSIKANVYETVSIRLKVLAYPNITSVVLTKSTGPNIKDTKWTVETKNLSEVLWYLELTKTILQEEDFGNYTVSVTSNVNVPAKRSFVVSLKDIPTMNEGTTWDSCTNETSTILYKIVKSGLPLTQPTNLIKPYIIHIVQNDMAREYLIKVILQNCTQFIGKPENFSLFAGSLELHFSFAVSCKNYSLLTCVSTNPETTLWTIIGESVEFSMRLISDSLIKKENIGFNQNPMAKHSLSKYSVEIKQESNKYFVIWTLKNVTRDNIKFYKFKIRNNLKQTATFILNLKLKEEAPYFCDNSKPTIKVVSEKTLDICSCIRAYPVLGRDVVVNSILYRINTTFNDVKVESSVDERTFSNYITIKIPVTESLKTVNLTVKSVKNVTFSAMLKLPENEETETTLTTLRSSATTATSNTTSEQEGTENSLHVLLDQCRTCVSF; this is translated from the exons atgCCATCATTTTTAGGAGCTTTTGAGTGTAAAGCTTTTGATTTTCATAACCAAAGTGCATCAAAATATGaagatgtaaaaaaagaaaatg aacCCGCCTCTATATGCCATCTTGAAGATTATTCAATTAAAGCAAATGTTTATGAAACAGTCTCTATTCGTTTGAAAGTGTTGGCCTATCCAAATATTACTTCAGTAGTTCTAACCAAATCTACGGGTCCAAACATTAAAGACACTAAATGGACAGTTGAGACTAAAAACTTATCTGAAGTACTTTGGTATTTGGAACTGACTAAAACAATTCTTCAAGAAGAAGACTTTGGTAACTACACTGTCAGTGTCACTTCTAATGTGAATGTTCCAGCAAAAAGAAGTTTTGTAGTTAGTTTAAAAG ATATTCCTACTATGAACGAAGGAACTACATGGGATAGTTGCACCAATGAAACCTCAacaattctctacaaaatagtTAAATCAGGGCTACCATTGACACAACCTACTAACCTGATTAAGCCATATATTATTCACATTGTACAAAACGATATGGCCAGAGAATATCTCATCAAAGTTATCTTGCAAAATTGTACACAGTTTATTGGGAAACCAGAAAACTTTAGTTTATTCGCTGGATCTTTAGAGTTGCATTTTTCATTTGCAGTTAGTTGTAAAA ATTACAGCTTACTAACATGTGTTTCAACAAATCCAGAGACAACCTTATGGACAATAATTGGAGAAAGTGTGGAATTTTCTATGCGTTTAATATCAGATAGTTTaattaagaaagaaaatataggATTCAATCAGAATCCCATGGCAAAGCATAGCTTGTCAAAGTACTCTGTGGAGATAAAACAAGAaagcaataaatattttgtaatttggacactaaaaaatgtaactagagataacatcaagttttataaattcaaaattagaaacaatttaaaacaaacagcgacatttatattaaatttaaaattaaaagaag AAGCTCCATACTTTTGCGACAACAGTAAACCTACAATAAAGGTAGTCTCAGAAAAGACACTAGACATATGTTCTTGTATTCGAGCTTACCCTGTACTGGGTCGTGATGTTGTTGTTAATAGCATTTTGTACAGAATCAACACAACTTTCAATGACGTCAAAGTTGAGTCTAGTGTTGACGAAAGAACATTCTCAAATTACATAACTATCAAGATTCCAGTGACAGAAAGTCTGAAGACAGTGAATCTTACCGTAAAGTCTGTAAAGAATGTAACTTTTTCAGCTATGTTAAAATTGCCTGAAAACGAAG AAACGGAAACAACTTTGACCACACTGAGAAGTAgcgcaacaacagcaacaagcAACACGACATCTGAACAGGAAGGTACTGAAAACAGTCTTCATGTACTTTTAGACCAATGTAGAACATGTGTTTCATtttaa
- the LOC129922917 gene encoding uncharacterized protein LOC129922917 produces the protein MFYQFKTCAKKWCLIIEFLTAICLFRIMAYEIQTCQRHLQNKVFVQRHQSSVNVSICFWSFSTNITKVTLQNNKNETRENVFHEWRPSATYFQYLDVRINNLTSSDYTEWSLLLMSDRIMFEGSLFIVRADSKNDVIFSKMKLFHYYSYTAELVCVASNYPRLIQIINRCENLVLYEKYYNPKNYNREMTITFTIEPLNRLLALECKVFDNGYITTSKFQDINLKNAIQVRKDTFEAQNENRST, from the exons ATGTTTTACCAGTTCAAAACTTGTGCGAAGAAATGGTGCTTAATTATTGAGTTTCTGACAGCGATTTGTTTATTCAGAATTATGGCTTATG AAATCCAAACTTGTCAGagacatttacaaaataaagtttttgtACAAAGACATCAGAGCTCAGTAAATGTTTCTATTTGCTTTTGGAGCTTCAGCACTAACATTACAAAAGTAACTTTACAGAACAACAAGAATGAAACAAGGGAAAATGTGTTCCATGAGTGGAGACCTTCTGCGACCTATTTTCAATACCTTGATGTACGGATCAATAATCTGACATCTAGTGACTACACGGAGTGGTCATTGCTTCTAATGAGTGATCGCATCATGTTTGAGGGCAGTCTCTTTATAGTACGCGCAG ACTCTAAAAATGATGTTATATTTTCCAAAATGAAATTGTTCCACTATTACTCTTATACTGCCGAGCTAGTCTGTGTTGCAAGTAACTACCCAAGACTTATTCAAATAATAAATCGATGTGAGAATCTTGTactatatgaaaaatattataatcCGAAAAATTACAATAGAGAAATGACAATAACTTTCACTATTGAACCACTGAATCGACTTTTGGCTCTGGAGTGTAAAGTCTTTGACAATGGTTACATTACGACATCAAAGTTTCAAGACATTAATTTGAAAAAtg CGATTCAAGTACGTAAGGATACATTTGAGGCACAGAACGAGAACAGGAgtacttaa
- the LOC106052838 gene encoding uncharacterized protein LOC106052838 produces MIPENYCTNDTSTIVYRLVKSGLPLLVPSNMSKPYSTEIVPNKLASEYLIKVYLQNCAQFLGKQETFTLLAGPEAFHLTFSTRQNGYSLPLCVPLNEETTLLTTIGEDLMFTMCLISDSIIHEDNVGLNKMLRRKFNPSKYSVDIKQDKNEHNITWTVRNITRDDIKFYVFRIRDNLKRTATLILNLKLKEGATYFCDDSKPTVKQISDKTLKVGLCIRSYPVLSRDILINDVNYRIMIHDIVEGITRNTGDVAAVSSVDEKTFSNYITLEFPETYILKPVNITVRSVKNVTFSLVLNLTLNNEIKTTVGSVITSISQYGDRGR; encoded by the exons ATGATCCCAGAAAATTACTGTACCAATGATACATCAACAATTGTCTACAGACTAGTCAAATCAGGGCTGCCTCTTTTAGTTCCCAGTAACATGTCCAAACCATACAGTACTGAGATTGTACCAAACAAGTTGGCCAGTGAATACCTAATCAAAGTGTATCTTCAAAATTGTGCACAGTTTCTGGGAAAACAAGAAACATTTACATTACTGGCTGGACCAGAAGCATTCCATTTAACATTCAGTACTAGACAAAATG GTTACAGTTTACCGTTGTGTGTACCTTTAAACGAAGAGACAACGTTGTTAACAACCATTGGAGAAGATCTTATGTTCACTATGTGCTTGATATCAGACAGTATAATACATGAAGACAATGTAGGtttgaacaaaatgttaagACGTAAGTTCAACCCATCTAAATATTCTGTGGACATCAAGCAGGACAaaaatgaacataacataaCTTGGACAGTAAGAAATATAACCAGAGATGACATCAAGTTTTATGTGTTTAGAATAAgagacaatttaaaaagaacagCGACattgattttaaacttaaaattaaaagaag GAGCAACATATTTTTGTGATGACAGTAAACCTACAGTAAAACAGATCTCAGACAAGACTCTAAAAGTTGGTCTTTGTATTCGATCTTACCCGGTACTGAGTCGAGATATTCTGATCAATGACGTAAATTACAGAATTATGATTCATGACATCGTGGAAGGAATCACAAGAAACACCGGCGACGTGGCTGCTGTGTCTAGTGTCGACGAAAAAACGTTTTCCAATTATATAACACTCGAGTTTCCAGAGACATACATTCTGAAGCCTGTGAACATTACAGTCAGATCTGTcaaaaatgtaactttttcCTTGGTCTTAAACCTGACCTTAAACAATG aaataaaaacaacagtgGGAAGTGTTATAACAAGTATCTCTCAATATGGAGATAGAGGTAGGTAA